The Apium graveolens cultivar Ventura chromosome 6, ASM990537v1, whole genome shotgun sequence genome contains a region encoding:
- the LOC141668990 gene encoding zinc transporter 6, chloroplastic — protein MALCVSDSGRELWCRDGVAASHLKRISIFIIFFTSIIGISLPVLLARLFQGKPAYDKAVLLIKCFAAGVILSTSLVHVLPDAFNALADCQVSSLHPWKDFPFSGLVTLIGVLMALLVDLTATSHADSGDHATEYKPIVAEMKSCCSGKNIERDGDLESDEDRRFREDEMVVKIKQRLVSQVLEIGIIFHSVIIGVTMGMSQNKCTIRPLVAALAFHQIFEGMGLGGCIAQAGFSFGTTAYMCLMFSVTTPMGILLGMLVFFFTGYDDHSTNALILEGLLGSLSSGILIYMALVDLIALDFFHNKLMSSELLLKKVSFLALVLGSTFMSILALWA, from the exons ATGGCCTTGTGCGTATCCGACTCGGGTAGAGAGCTATGGTGCCGCGACGGAGTAGCCGCTTCTCACTTAAAGCGCATATCAATATTCATCATATTCTTCACAAGCATTATAGGCATCTCCCTTCCGGTGTTGTTAGCTCGGCTCTTCCAAGGCAAGCCGGCTTACGACAAAGCCGTGTTACTCATCAAATGCTTCGCAGCTGGTGTAATCCTCTCCACTTCTCTCGTCCACGTCCTCCCCGACGCCTTCAACGCACTAGCAGATTGTCAAGTATCATCTCTTCACCCCTGGAAAGACTTCCCCTTCTCGGGTTTAGTTACGTTGATAGGAGTCTTAATGGCACTTTTAGTGGACTTAACTGCCACTTCACATGCAGATAGTGGTGATCATGCAACCGAGTATAAGCCGATTGTCGCGGAGATGAAGTCATGTTGCAGTGGGAAAAATATTGAACGAGACGGAGATTTGGAGAGTGATGAGGATAGGAGATTCCGGGAGGATGAGATGGTGGTGAAAATTAAACAAAGATTAGTGTCACAAGTGTTGGAAATAGGGATTATATTTCATAGTGTGATAATTGGTGTTACCATGGGAATGTCGCAAAATAAGTGTACTATTAGACCTCTTGTTGCAGCCTTGGCTTTTCATCAGATCTTCGAAGGCATGGGACTTGGTGGTTGCATTGCACAA GCGGGCTTCAGTTTCGGGACAACAGCATACATGTGTTTGATGTTCTCCGTGACAACTCCGATGGGAATACTACTGGGAATGTTGGTGTTTTTCTTTACAGGTTACGATGATCACAGTACTAATGCTTTAATTCTTGAAGGCTTGCTGGGATCTTTATCATCGGGGATACTTATTTACATGGCTCTTGTGGATCTCATAGCTCTCGATTTTTTCCATAACAAGTTAATGAGTTCTGAACTTTTGTTGAAGAAGGTTTCATTTCTTGCTCTTGTTCTTGGCTCCACCTTCATGTCAATCCTTGCATTATGGGCTTGA